The Montipora foliosa isolate CH-2021 chromosome 1, ASM3666993v2, whole genome shotgun sequence genome has a window encoding:
- the LOC138006589 gene encoding monocarboxylate transporter 13-like has product MFQKQSFRIRGTLDGGLSWFVVLGSFLTQFVVVGIHNVFGLLYLDLLTEFGESKATTAWVASISFGLTFVFSPLSCSLCKKFGCKAVTTVGGILVGTGLVLSSFVDSILHMYITYSFLFGLGSSMCYVSSVLVISSYFNKNLVLANGIGLAGAGVGTITLAPALNLLLDSYYWRDALRILTASSLLILISGLIYYLIPAPIKFVNADEYQDKGKHFDFSFLKNKAYIIWVVVVGLVLFGFYIPYVHLVRHSQDLGINKHKGAVLVGYMAMSQTVGKIVFGRVADHPRVNRIYLYQLCLLVCSVLTTLLPTLTTYKSLLTYCIVFGFHEGCFVVLIAVLTGDIAGKKKMTAAFGVMYFFTGIPMMLGPPVAGWMYPITQSYEPAFYMAGAFTTLGACLLFLVPFLLPLEVHDEWCTRTNGFRQRIQSTSSSEATKSWTLDSGSFFSDTSSYEANAIGSDRDLTDCEKKDFTISVIDNSLKSDLVERQSNGSRMGYLVEKYFSMPKLVYQEDCILANSYDYSRLSNDVWVHSLDPNRETNV; this is encoded by the exons ATGTTTCAAAAGCAAAGTTTTCGAATTCGCGGGACCTTAGACGGGGGTCTAAGTTGGTTTGTGGTTCTCGGCTCATTTCTGACACAGTTTGTTGTTGTGGGAATACACAATGTATTCGGTCTCTTGTACCTTGATCTGTTAACAGAGTTTGGAGAAAGCAAGGCGACTACAG CTTGGGTAGCCTCGATTTCGTTTGGCCTCACTTTCGTGTTCTCGCCTTTAAGCTGCTCGCTGTGCAAGAAGTTTGGCTGCAAAGCTGTTACTACTGTTGGTGGAATATTGGTTGGCACCGGTCTTGTACTATCATCTTTCGTGGACAGTATTCTCCATATGTACATCACGTACTCCTTCCTGTTTGGCCTGGGCTCCAGCATGTGCTACGTGTCTTCCGTTCTAGTGATTAGTAGTTATTTCAATAAAAACCTCGTACTTGCTAATGGCATTGGCCTTGCTGGAGCGGGAGTGGGAACAATAACACTTGCACCCGCACTGAATCTCTTATTGGACAGTTACTACTGGCGTGATGCACTCCGCATACTAACTGCGTCTTCTTTACTTATACTGATCAGCGGTCTTATTTACTACTTGATACCCGCGCCAATTAAATTTGTCAACGCTGACGAGTATCAAGACAAAGGGAAACATTTTGACTTTTCATTTCTCAAGAACAAGGCTTATATCATCTGGGTTGTCGTTGTTGGATTGGTGCTGTTTGGGTTTTACATACCATACGTTCATTTG GTCCGACATAGTCAAGATCTTGGCATCAACAAACATAAAGGAGCCGTTTTAGTTGGCTATATGGCAATGTCTCAAACAGTTGGCAAGATTGTATTTGGCCGTGTTGCTGATCACCCGCGCGTCAATCGGATTTACTTGTATCAGTTGTGCCTCCTGGTCTGTAGTGTCCTCACAACTCTTCTCCCTACACTTACAACTTACAAATCATTGCTGACTTATTGCATCGTATTTGGTTTCCATGAGGGATGTTTTGTTGTCTTAATCGCTGTTCTCACTGGCGATATtgctggaaagaaaaaaatgacagcGGCATTTGGAGTCATGTATTTTTTCACTGGTATTCCTATGATGTTGGGTCCTCCTGTAGCTG GCTGGATGTATCCCATCACTCAAAGCTACGAGCCTGCGTTCTACATGGCCGGTGCTTTCACCACACTCGGAGCATGCCTTTTATTCTTGGTCCCATTCCTACTTCCGCTTGAGGTGCATGACGAGTGGTGCACGCGCACAAATGGTTTTCGTCAGCGAATTCAATCAACTAGCTCAAGTGAAGCAACAAAATCCTGGACTTTGGACTCTGGGTCTTTTTTCTCTGACACTTCATCATACGAAGCCAACGCAATTGGTTCTGATAGGGACTTAACAGATTGTGAAAAGAAAGATTTTACGATTTCTGTCATAGACAATTCTTTGAAATCAGACCTTGTTGAAAGACAATCAAATGGATCAAGAATGGGATATCTCGTGGAAAAATACTTTTCTATGCCAAAGCTGGTATATCAAGAAGATTGCATTCTTGCTAATTCTTATGACTATTCTCGTTTATCAAATGACGTGTGGGTCCATTCTTTGGATCCGAATAGGGAAACTAATGTCTAG